The segment TATGTGATGAAGAAATAGACGAACTTGACATTGACTGCTATGTCATGGAAAATATGGATGAATACACTGATAGCGAGATAATAGATGCCTGCAATACATCATGGGATGACCTTTGCCAGATACAGTATACAAGCGGTACGACAGGCAAACCTAAGGGTGCCATGCTGACACATGGAAACTGGTTTAGTGCAATACAGAATGAATGTGACGTGCTTAACATGGACCACAACAGCGTAATGTTCTGTATCTACCCAATGGCCCATGTAGGTATATCCTGGGCTATTGCAACTCTAAGAAAGGCGGCGTTGTGTATAACGAAAAACAGGTACACATTTGACGAATACCTTGATATCATCTTTGAAAACAGGGTAACGCATGCGACTGGTATGCCACCGGTAATTCACTCAATAGTCACCAACCCGGATAAGGTACAGAATAAACTGTACACCGTTAAAAGCATGGTATCCGGTGGTGGACCATTGCATAAGGATATCTGGAAGAAATTCTATAAGAAATATGGAATAGCAGTACTTAACGCTTATGGTTCATCAGAGACCATTGTAATCGGTACGGGTACCGTAATCAGACCGGAAGACTATGCATTTGCAGATAAATTTGAAAGTGTAGGCCATCCGGTGTGCTTCAGTGAAGTAAAGATTGTGGATACCGATGATGCAAGCATTCAAATGGACGTCAACTGTCAGGGAGAAATAGCACTGAGAGGCCCGTCAATTGCAAAGGGTTACTGGAATAAACCGGAGGCAAACGAGAAGACGTTCCTGGAGGATGGCTGGTTCTTGACTGGTGATATAGGATATATTGATGAGGACAATCGATTATTCATCACCGACCGCAAGAAGGACATGATTATCATGTCAGGATGGAAGATATATCCAACGGAAGTGGAGGAAGTGTTAATAGAACATCCATCCGTAAATGAAATAGCGGTCTTCAGCCTTCCTCATGAACACAGGGGCGAAATACCAGTTGCCGCAATCATATGGAACGACAAGGAAGATAGTGATTCACTCCTGGAATATGCATCAAATAACCTGGCAAGATACAAGATACCTCGAAGATTATTTACCACCGATAGTCTTCCGAGAGTAAATGGTTGGAAACTCCTCAGACGTCAATTAAAAGAGATTTATATAAATTACGAATAGTTTCCAATTCATTTATGACTAAAAAAAATAATGGAAAATATTTATAAGAAGTGCTAAATAACTTAATAATATATAAAGACTATAATTATACTTTCATCAATACATATATTTTAAGGGGATTAACTATGCATGGAAAAGAAATTAGTGAAAATGTAGAGGAATACTTGGAAACCATATATAAAAAAAGCTTATCCGATTCTATGGCCAAAACTACTGAAATATCCAAGGATTTGGGAATAGCACCAGGTAGTGTTACCCAAATGCTAAAAAAGTTGGAACAGGACGGATACGTGGTATACTACCAGTACAAGGGTGTTACACTAACAGATAAGGGTTATAAAATTGCAAGAAGCATCGTTAGAAAACATCGTATACTTGAAACATTCCTGTATGAAATATTAAACATCAATATAGAGGATTTACACGAACAGGCATGTGCCATGGAACACTCACTGTCTGATGAAGCCGAAAGAAAGCTATGTCAATTATTGGATTATCCAAATCAATGTCCTGATGATCATAACATCATACCAGTATGTGACTTGAACATATCCACCTGCTATGAATGTTCCAAGGTAGCCAACATCAACGAAATACCTCGCAGGATTGAAAATCTTGTATCCATCAGTGACATGAGACCACAGCAAAGGGGAAAAATCAAGTTTATCAGGGGTTCCAACGAGACACTTCAAGAACTGCTTGACTTGAATATTACATTAGAGTCAGAGATTACCATGATAAATTCAACTCCGCTTAACGGTCCTGTTAAAATCCTTGTTGATGGAAAAGATGTAATGCTTGATAAAGAATTATCATTTAATGCATTTGTTGAATTAGAATAATTCTATTTCACTATTTCTTTTCTATTACGTTTTCTTTTTTTATTAAAAGCTTCCTTTATTAATCATCCCAATAGAGTTTTCCAGTAATATTGATTAATATAATCTTAGCATAATATACATAATGCCAAATTCTAAAGATATATTAATCTTTAAATCTAAAGTATAATATAATAAAATATGGAGTGATATTTATGAAATACAAATGTATGTTATGTGGATGGACATATGACCCAGAAAAAGGAGATCCATCAAAAGGTATTGAACCAGGAACCGCATGGGAAGACCTTCCAGATGACTGGAAATGTCCATTATGTGGTGCTGGAAAAGACATGTTTGAAGCAGTAGGATAAATGGGACATATTTAAGAGTCTTCATTTATTCCAATCCTTTAACTTTTTTTAATAATTTTTTAATACAAATTTATATCATCATTATAGAAATTTCAATATAATAATCTCTTTTTAAGTATCCACATTAAAATACATAAAATATACTATTTAATTAAGGACATTCATCCTACAGGTAACCCCCCAATCAATACACTTCCATAACAAAATATCATTAAATTAAACATTTCATAAGTGAAAATATCAAGTATTACATAGCATATTCAAAAAAACTTATTTAAAAAATATAAATATATAAATTATAATAAAAACAATATAATAATATAATATAAATTATTAAACCAGTTAAAGGTGGTGATGTAATGTTACTAGTTGAAGGAGAAGTAGGCGGAAAAAAATATCAAGAACCGTTTTCAAAAGGAATACTATCAAAATCCCTGATAAGGGCGGAACTAGAACCAGCAAGAGCATATGCCATAGCAGCCGAAATAGAGGAAAAGATAAAAAGTGAAGATAAAGAAACTATAGCAATAACAGAACTTATAAAAATAGTTAAGGAAAAACTTGAACAAGAAGATCCTGATCTTGCAAAGAAATACATCATATGGAAGGAAATAAAAAGATCAGAAGACCCGTTAATCATATTAATCGGAGGAGCAAGTGGTATAGGTACATCATCCATTTCATTTGAACTAGCAAATAAACTTGGAATCAAAAACATGTTAAGTACCGATATGATACGTGAAGTAATGAGAAAAATTGTGTCAAAAGAATTATGTCCAACATTGTTCGAGTCAAGCTATACCGCGGCGGAATCCCTGAGAACACCAGCACCTCCAGAATTTGACAAAGTCCTTCTCGGATTTAAGGACCACGTTGAAACCGTTAGTGTAGGAGTAAACGGTGTAGTCGAACGTGCAATAAAAGAGGGTATAAGCATAGTAATAGAAGGAGTACATATAGTTCCGGGTTTTATAAGTGAAGAATTACTGGATACGCCTAATGTACACATGTTCATACTTACATTATCCGATGAGGAGATACATAAAAGCAGGTTCTACTCCAGATGTAGACAGCTATGGGCAAGAAGACCACTTAAAAGATACCTGAAACACTTTACACCTATCCGTAAGACACATGACTACATAGCCAGTGAAGCTAGAATCCATCACATCCCCGTCATAGAAAATATTGATGTAACCACTACCATTGACAGTATGATTGAACACATACTGGCTGAAAAACAAAACAGAGAATAAATTTAACCCCCTCAAATTTAAACCTTTTTTTGAATCTGAGCCATTAAATTATATCAACTACTTACTCGAGAATTTATTCAAGAATAAATTATGAAATATCATGAAGATAATGGATTTACTGTAAAAAAATCAACATATAAAAAAATTGAGGGTGTTTAGGGGATGATTATTCATCATTTATCTTACTAGCTATTTTTACACCTAATTCAAAGCATCTTTCCAAATCCTCTTCAGTTGGAACATACTTTATTTCAAGGTTGTCCATCATTTCAAAACCGGCTTCTGCAAGTTTTTCATTCAACCAGTCAGGTCCGTTTCCACCCCAACCGTAAGAACCAAATGTTGCAGCATACCTTTTGATGCCAGTTCTTGCAAAATCCAACTCAACAGTGTAAAGGAGTATGTCCCCAATACTAGGATATACCTTATTGAATAATGTCGGCACACCCATCAGTACCGCCTTGCTTTCAAGCATGTCCTTTACGATTTCACTTCGTTCATCCTCTTTTAAGTAATGCATCTTGACATTTACCCCCTCACTCATCAAACCTTCAGCTATTGCATGTGCCATCGTTTGTGTAGAATAATGCATGGTATCATATATTAGGGTAGCCTGTGGTCTTTGACATACACCTGTAGCCCAATTCTGATATGCTTCCACTATTTTTGCTGGTTCTGTCCAGATTTGACCGTGTGATGGTGCAATCATCCTGATTTTTTCAATCAAACCGGCTTCAACCACTTCATTTAATTTCATGGTTAAAAGTGGTGTCAGTGGCGTTAATAAATTTGCATAGAATTTCTGTGCAGCATCAATTAACTCCGATTCGGGTATTTCATAGTCATATCGCTCCATCTTACAGAGGTGCTGACCAAACGCGTCATTGGAAAACAGTATTCCATCCTCTTCAAGAAATGTAAACATACTATCAGGCCAGTGAAGCATCTTGGCATCTATAAATGAAAAGGTCTTACTTCCCAAAGATAATTTATCTCCACTTTCAACAGTTACAAATTCTGCATTTGCCAATTCAGGATAATGATTTATCAGTGCAGGCTTTGCTATGGGCGTACAGTATATCGGTGCCTTAGGGAATTTTTTATGAATTTCCACCAATGCTCCACTATGATCCTTTTCAATATGGTTTTGTATTATGTAATCTATTTTCATATCTTTTTGTTTACATTCAAATGCATCCTTTATCCTTCCCCACATCTGTGCCGAATATCCGGGATATACATTGTCTATCAATACCGTTTTATCTCCACAGAATACTAGAAATGCATTATATGTTGTACCGGGTAGGGTATATCCATGATATTCCCGTCTATCCCAGTCAAGCGTTCCTACAAAATAAACGTCATCCATAATTTTATGTGCTTTTGCTTTCATAATCATCATATCATTTTTTTTCTTTCGTACAAAATGTGTTCTAATGTTTATATATTTAATTAAAAGTTATTATACTTAAGGCATGAAAAAATAAATTTAAGAAAATACACTGTTTAGATAGAAAAAAGAGTTAAATAGAAAAAATACCATCAATTATGTAAGTTAAAGGACACTAGACGATTATTATGTCCCGATAATTGGTTATATTTTCAAGATATATATTAAACAAATTATCAATATTGATTTAAGAATTCTTGAACTATTACAGCGTAATATGTTGATAATTGTATTATATGTTATCAGCTGAGGGGGTACTTAAAAATAGGTGACTTGAAGATTGAAGAAGATTGTATTATTGGGGAGACAATTGATATTGCATACAAACTTTAATCGGATACTGATTCTTGTGGGAACAATCCACATCTGTAGACCCAAAAAATAGAACTACATCATTTATTCTTGTGGGAACAATCCCCTTGGGTGTACACATCATTTTAAACGTGTTTTCGGTAATGCTTTTATATGACCCAATTGTTCCATTTATATAACATGAGCATTTATTACAACAGAAACCCTATAATAATAGTGACTTCACGATTCTACAACGGGATAGTAAAAATATATAATCATGGAAACTAAAGGAACAAAACAAAATTAAAATATTAATAGATCCAACTTAAAAAAATAGAACAAATATTAAAATATAAAGATAGCGTCAAAGAACAATTAGATTATATACTCCTAATTGTTGCACACACTAAAAATAGGAAAAAAATTAAATTATGGGGGGTTATTTAGGATTGCCAGAGGCCGTGTATTGTACAGAATTCCCTTGCTGTTACATCATCTGCTTCAGGAATTTTAAAGGTAGCTTCCGGTTTGTCTCCAGGTTGTAGGTATTGTTTATGTACTTGTCCGTCTGCTATTAATTCGATGAGTGCTATGTAATGGTTTTCATCCATTGGGTGTTCTACTTCTCCAACTTTTACGTGGTAAGCATCATCTACTCTTGTAATTACAGGTTTGTGTTTTACATCCCCTTCTCCCTCGGTTTTAGCTTCGATAACATCTAAACATGCTACATCCACATCTTGACCTGGGTAGATTAGTTCAATTATATTTCCACTGTTTTTACATTTTATTATGCTGGTAAAATCAAAATCCATAGTTATCTCTCCATTAAATTATAAAAAAGGGGGGTTAGGGTTTAGGCTGATTAGAATTCATCAACTAATAATTCGAAGTAGCTTGATGGGTGTTCACATATTGGACATACTTCAGGTGGTTTTTCTCCTTTGTATACGAATCCACATTTTCTACATACCCATGTGACTTCTTCGTCTCTGTTGAAGAATGTTTCACCTTCAACCATAGCCAGTAATTGTCTGTATCTTGCTTCGTGGTGTGATTCTACTTTTCCTATATTTCTTAATCTGCAGGCTATTACATCAAAGCCTTCTTCTTCTGCTACATCAGCAAATTCAGGGTACATGGATGTTGCTTCTTCGTTTTCACCTTCAGCTGCAGCTAATAGGTTTTCAGCTGTAGTTCCATAGGTAAATCCTACGCTTGTTGGAATGTCAATGCAATCTACATCTTCTTTTAGTTCCTGTATCATTTTGAATAATACTTTTGCGTGTTGGAATTCATTGTCTGCAGTTACTAGGAATATTTCTGCAATTTTTTCATATCCTTCTTTTTTAGCTATTTTTGAATACATTGTGTATCTGTTTCTTGCCTGACTTTCTCCGACAAAAGCTTTTGATAAATTTTCTAATGTTTTTACCATTATATCACCTATTATATGTATAAATATATTATTATGAAAAATTTCTAATATATTATTTTGTTAATTCTATTATATTTTTATTAGAATATATAATTATAGTATTTTAGTTTCGACAAAAAATAATCATAGGATATACTTATCAATTTCAGTATTAAGCAAAGAATAAAGAATAAAATTAAATTAAAGAACAATACTTTATTAAAAAAAAAATTAAATGGGGATTAAATTCTAGAATACCCAGAATACAGTTATTATAGCCGCGATGATAAATACCAATGGTGCCAATATCTTACTTACGGATAGTATGGATGAAATTGTATTTACAAGTTCTATTGACTTGTTTGGACCGAATGTTTTGATGTTTAATCTTTGTGTAGCTGATGCAACACTGACATCCTCCATGTCATCAAGTGCCTGTGGAATCAATTCCAGTATCGTGTCAATTAAAAGCTCTTTGTGTTTTGTACCGACTGTTAATCCTCCACCGGATATTGTGTTTACAAGGTGTGTGTCGGTAGTCATAACCTCTATCATGTCTATATCGGGATATTTGTCCTGAACGGCTTCTATGATTTCTTCACGTACTCCCTGTTTCATATTGTTTCCGTCAAAGACCACATAGAGCATCTTCTGGTCATCAACTTCGGTTATCATTATCTTGACACCGCAGTCTCCTATACCATCCTTGACGTCTATTTCATCAAGCAGGTCATATGCATATCCCATCCTTATAGGATACATGTCCTGTTTTTCAAGTTTCTTTATGGCCTCCTCGATTTGAACTACCCTGTAGTGACCCGGCATTAATCGATCGACGTTTCCTTCCAGACAGTTATGGCAGTCGACGACCACTACATTTTCTATACCGGTTACCTGTTTTGCCTGGTATTGCATTGCCAGACCTACTCCATAGTCTATATCATCCCCTGGTACCGGTGCAAATGTACTTAGGAGTACTACTCCATCATTGAAGAATTGTGCTCCTATCTTTGCATCCTCATATTGTACCCTCTGGAATTTACTTGCCTTATCGGAGTACTCCAAGTTTTCTAAGGCCAAGTTTACGGCATCGGTTATTTTATTTATCTCCTTGGCCGCAACTGGGTTGAAGTCATGTGTTGCCGCTCCATGCACCACTATTGAGAAGTCATCCAATTGCTGAGTGAGTATGCTTGGAAGGTTTCCTCCACCAAGTGAACCGACAGGCCCGGGGTGTACGTGTGGTGAGATGTAGTTTAACTTAACATTCCCATCCCTGTTTTTAAAGCTTATTAAGCTAACGGTTGTATCTATTGATTCACCCATGTTACTGAATACTTCTTCCATGGAGTTTGATCCTTCGGTTATGTGACCGATAAAGAGGCTTAATAGTTCAAGTCCATTTACTCCCAGGTTATTTCTCATAGGACTTTCAAGTATTGATACGAATGAGAAGATTGCAATTGCAAGTACTATTGCCCCTATTATAGCCTTAAGGTATAGACTTACTACAGAGTTCAGACTGGTTATCGCCATTGTTATGTAACTGATAAGTACAAACATACTTAAAATCAGTATCGGATGTATTAATCCTATTATAAGTCCCTGTATGAATTTTATATTGGATGTACTCCAGATGATAAGTGTCTCTATTGCAAATCCAAAGAGTATGCCTAATAACAATGAATTTACAAATATGTCCGTGTTGAATAGGAATCCGATTACGTCTCCTCCTACCAGTACAAGACATGTGATAAACATGCTTACAAAGGATAGGAAGAGTGCCTGTTTCTGCTTCATGTGTCTTTTCTTAAGAAGATTTACTGCAGAATGCACCAATCCTCCGGAAGCCATGGTGGTTAAACCTAATAGGAAGAATATCGTTGCTCCTCCACTTAAAAATGAATACACCACTTCCTCCATGTTTAATCCAATATCCAAACATCCCATTATTCCCCCGGCAAGGAAACTGAAGGTGAATATAAGAAATATTGAAATTTTAGATTCAGGTAGAGTAATCATGTATTTACTTAATTTCATCACTCTTTGTGTTACCGTCATAGTCTCATAGTTCCTATAAATTTTTTTAGATTATACAATTCATAAAATCTACATATAATATTATGTTTTACATTTGTTGATATTAATTATTATGGTGAGTGAAATTGTATGGGTCATCTGTAAAAATTAATTGTTTAGGGGCTATCCACAAAGCCCATATTTTTTAACATCTTTTTATTTAAAGGAGGGGTGAGGAAGGATTCTTTAATAATCTGTTATAATTGAAAGGGGATAAATATAATATTCCCCTTAAATGCAAGTTTAAATCGTATTTCATTAAAATTGTGATAATCTGATTAACAAGAATAAAGTGGGGTTTTTTATTATGAAAATTTGTGGCATCATTTTATGCCGATTAGTAGTGCATGTAATGGATAAAATACTATAATATGGTTATACATAAATAATTAATATATATTATATTTTTGTTTAAAAAAAATAAATGGGGAATTAATTTGGAATATGAATTAAATACACCATTAGATGATAGTGATATTAATAAATTAAAAGCTGGTGACACTGTATATCTGACAGGTAAGATATTTACTGCTCGTGATAGTGCTCACAAGAGAATTATAGAATCAAATGCTCCTATAGACTTAGAAGGTGTTGTTTTATTCCATGCCGGACCTATCATCAGGGAAAATGATGATGAATATGAAATTGTTGCCGTAGGTCCTACAACCAGTATGAGAATGAATCCATATGAAGCGGACGTACTTGATATGGGAGTCAAGGCCATAATAGGTAAGGGTGGAATGGATGAAAAAACCCATGAAGCTTTGGTACGTAACAATGCAGTATTCTTAACTGCCGTTGGTGGATGTGCAGCTTTATATGTAAGTAGCATTAACAAGGTTGACTGCGTATACTGGCTGGACTTGGGAATGCCGGAGGCCATATGGCAATTGGATGTGGAACGATTTGGTCCTTTAATAGTTACTATGGATTCCAATAACGTTAATTTATATAAAAAAGATAAAGAGGATTCAAAATGAATAGCAAAATACTTTCAATACTGTTAATTATATGTTCAGCGGCATTGATTGCTGGATTTTTCATTTTTACACCTACATATATTCAATCAAACGGTGATGTTAAACATTTTAGTGATAATGATATGTCCTTTGACATACCTAATACATGGACTGTATATGAATATGATGATCCTACCAAAACGCCGTTTTTATCAAGTAGACCATCATCACTCATAGTTGAACCGGCAAGTAAGTCAACCTACTCATATTATGACGGAAACATATCTGAGCTGGAACAAGATGGAGTCTTGAATACAAGTGCTACCAGTGCTACCGACGTTGCAATCGTTACATGTGAAATTACCAAAATGGATTCACTTCCAGAGGGCGTTACATTGGATAACGCTTATCAGTCTGACAGCATCTACGGCATTATGGAGTCATCAGGCAAGTTCAATCTGGACTCAGCTACTGTCATCCAGGTAGACGGTAAGGATGCACGTCAATTTGTATATACCGTTAGTTATACCAAGTATAAGGACACATGGATAAACGCCGACGGACATTACTATAGAATACTATGTCAAGCACCTACTACTTTCTTTGATGATGCCGGAAGTGTATTTGATAATATCATTAATACAATGAAGTTGAAATAAATCAACTTCCACTTTTTAATATTTTTTATTGATAAACTCTTTTTTAATTAAATATTATTTTTATATTTAAAATTATTACATTGCTTCTTTTTAACAAATATTATATAATACTGATTTTAATATATTATATAGAAATCGATTTTAGTGATAACATGTCAGATAGATTAGAGAATATTTTTATTAATTTTGCAAATTCACAGGAAGAATTGCTCAGTCAGATGAATTTAAGTAAGGAAGAATTCGTTGAGAACGCCAAGAAATGGTCGCAGACAGAGGATGGGAAACTTGAAATTCAGAAGTTTATATTGAATCAGGAAATTGATGATTTGAAAAGTGAAATTGCCGAGATTGAAAAGAATATTGCTAAAAAGGAAGAGTCTATCAAAGAAATTGATGCTGAATTAGCCAAGTTAAGTGGTGATAATAATGGTTGAAATGTCATTTAAAATGAAAGTTAAGCGTGAAGATCATGATGAAGAAAAACCTATGTATGTTGAAATTCCGGATTTAATTGTTGATGCATATTATCTTCGAGATGGTGATGAGGTAGAGTGGACTTACTTTGTTAACTGTAAGAATCAGAAGGAAGTTAAACTTAAAAGGGAATATACCGGTTTATAACCTTCTTTTTTCTCATTTTTTTGAATGTGTTGAAATTTTTTGTTTTGTGTTTTTTTAACTTTCTGATGTTGTGCCTTAATTATGTATTCTTGTTCACATTTTAGGAATAAGTACCCCTAACTGTTCACATATAGTGAACGAATTTTGCTATTTTTATTCATGTTTTAGGAACAAAAAGTCATTTAAAGACACTTTTTTGGAACATTTTTAAGTCTTTAAATTAGATAAAATACTTTAAAAAATTTTATTTTCAATAAAAACCATTTTTACTTTGTTATTTCTATTTTAAGTATTTTTCAATCACTTAATATTTATTTATCAAAAATGGATATTAAAGCATATTTATGGATTTTAAGTTATATTAATATGTCAATTTTCCACAAAAAACATGAACAATCATTTTTTACACATCACATCATTGATAAATCATATTACTTGAAATAATCAAGTATCTTCGGATAATTTTTTCAAAGATATTTTTCCAAATAAATTTTTTATTATTATTTTTGAAAATTTTTAGAAATATTCCAATAAATAATTAGTATATACCAAAAAAATTATAAATAATATAAAAATATAAATAAAATATAAACAATGTTTAAATTTACCGTGAAAAATAATGATTTAACATTTTTATATTAGAAATGATTATATAATATTAATTAAATTTTTAACATTTCAACATTGATGCAGTCATATGATTTTTATGGAAAGAATTGGTTATTAATTATTTATAAAATTGTATTACTGTATTGGAGATGCAATAATGGATATCAAAAACAAATATACTTCAGATACTGAAGATTTGATAAAATCCGTAAAGGATTACAAGTTACACTTAACTGTTTTGATAGCTGTAGTAATCTCAGAATACATCGGAATTATAACACTGGATTTGATGGGCATATCAATAATATTGATGCCACTGTTGTATTCATTAATACTTGCCGTGGCATTCTACCTGGCAAAGCCCGTTACATGGATAAAGGGAAAGCAATCCGAAAGATCCAGTGCCATAATGATGTTGCTGATAGGTCCACTTCTAGCAAAACTGGCAATAGCCAGTGGTCAAAACATTGGTATAATATTTAATGCAGGCCCGGCAATTCTTTTACAGGAAGTTGGAAACCTAGGTACTATCTTCGCAGCATTGCCTATTGCATTATTATTAGGATTTAAACGTGAATCAATTGGAATGACAAGTTCAATATGCCGTGAACCACAAATGGCAGTGGTAATAGACAAGTATGGTTTTACCTCTCCTGAAACAAGGGGATTTTTCACAGTATTCTTAATAGGTACTGTACTTGGAACACCATTTATCAGCCTATTAGTAAGCATACTTGCATATGTACTACCGTTACATCCGTTTGCCTTTGGAATGGCATGCGGTATAGGAAGTGCAAGTATGAATGCGGCGGCAGTGGCATCACTGTCAACCATATTCCCACAATATGCCACTCAAATGGAGGCATTCAGTGGAATGGCCAACCTGATTGCAATGGTTACAGGTATGTACGTATACATATTCGTTGCAATGCCACTCACGGAAGGATTATATAAAAGACTTGAACCACCAATAAATTCAATGTTAGAACGTAGAAAGGCCAAGAAGGAGAGTTGTTAGATATTGAATGACAAGATAACAATTAAAATACTAATCGAATGGATAGGTATACTGGTAATATTTTCCATCATATCCGCAATAGGTAATGTAATCGGATATCATTATCCCTTCATAGAATCCCTTATAGGAATGCTCATGCTATGCGGAATATCACTTGCCGGGCTTATCATCGAAAGATACGTGCCATGGGACATACCTTCAATCCTATACATCAGCCTTATAGGTTTAATACTGGCTTTACCGATATCACCAGTTTCCGGTACATTAATCTATTATACATCTCGTGTTGAATTGATATCATTGACAACCGTACTGCTTGCATATGCGGGTATTTCAATGGGTAAAGACCTGGGTGACTTCAAAAAGGTAGGAGTTAAGGGTGTTGTCGTAACATTCTTCGTAATATTCGGTACCTACGTAGGATCTGCATTGATTGCACAGGTTGTGTTAATGTTTACAGGAATGATTTAGATTTCGATTTAAATCATGCAAAACCTTTTTTTGTAATTCTAATTTTTTTTTGACTATAAATTATATTTGAGGAATAATTCCATATTAATAATATAACAATTAGATTGGCGTATTCATATGAATGATAAGATAACCAACATGAATATCAAGGATATTTTTAATTATAAACTACACATAACAGTCCTGATAATATTCCTGATATCTACATATATAGGAGTTATTAAATTTTCAATATTTAATACAATTACAATAATCATCCTACCACTCGTATTTTCACTTGCATTATCAATCATTGCATACACGTCAAAAGCCATAAAATGGATAGGCAAAAAAGAATCACAGACTGCCACCGCCATATTTATCATCATATTATGCCCACTAGTAGCAAAACTTGCCATTATAAGCGGGGCAAACATACATCTTCTATACCAGACAGGTCCGCTTATCATACTGGAGCAACTGGGAGATATAATGTGCGTTTTAATAGCACTACCCGTAGCAATACTATTGGGCTTTAAAAGAAAATCAATAGGCATGGCAAGCTCAATATGCAGAGAACCACAGATGGCGGTTATGGCAAACAAGTATAGTCTGGATTCCGAGGAAATGAAGGGTTTCATGATTGTATATCTATTTGGAATAGTGCTTGGAACTGTATTCATGAGCCTGATAGTCAACATATTATCATACATCATGCCAT is part of the Methanosphaera sp. BMS genome and harbors:
- a CDS encoding DUF2070 family protein yields the protein MTVTQRVMKLSKYMITLPESKISIFLIFTFSFLAGGIMGCLDIGLNMEEVVYSFLSGGATIFFLLGLTTMASGGLVHSAVNLLKKRHMKQKQALFLSFVSMFITCLVLVGGDVIGFLFNTDIFVNSLLLGILFGFAIETLIIWSTSNIKFIQGLIIGLIHPILILSMFVLISYITMAITSLNSVVSLYLKAIIGAIVLAIAIFSFVSILESPMRNNLGVNGLELLSLFIGHITEGSNSMEEVFSNMGESIDTTVSLISFKNRDGNVKLNYISPHVHPGPVGSLGGGNLPSILTQQLDDFSIVVHGAATHDFNPVAAKEINKITDAVNLALENLEYSDKASKFQRVQYEDAKIGAQFFNDGVVLLSTFAPVPGDDIDYGVGLAMQYQAKQVTGIENVVVVDCHNCLEGNVDRLMPGHYRVVQIEEAIKKLEKQDMYPIRMGYAYDLLDEIDVKDGIGDCGVKIMITEVDDQKMLYVVFDGNNMKQGVREEIIEAVQDKYPDIDMIEVMTTDTHLVNTISGGGLTVGTKHKELLIDTILELIPQALDDMEDVSVASATQRLNIKTFGPNKSIELVNTISSILSVSKILAPLVFIIAAIITVFWVF
- a CDS encoding FumA C-terminus/TtdB family hydratase beta subunit: MEYELNTPLDDSDINKLKAGDTVYLTGKIFTARDSAHKRIIESNAPIDLEGVVLFHAGPIIRENDDEYEIVAVGPTTSMRMNPYEADVLDMGVKAIIGKGGMDEKTHEALVRNNAVFLTAVGGCAALYVSSINKVDCVYWLDLGMPEAIWQLDVERFGPLIVTMDSNNVNLYKKDKEDSK
- a CDS encoding DUF3100 domain-containing protein; its protein translation is MDIKNKYTSDTEDLIKSVKDYKLHLTVLIAVVISEYIGIITLDLMGISIILMPLLYSLILAVAFYLAKPVTWIKGKQSERSSAIMMLLIGPLLAKLAIASGQNIGIIFNAGPAILLQEVGNLGTIFAALPIALLLGFKRESIGMTSSICREPQMAVVIDKYGFTSPETRGFFTVFLIGTVLGTPFISLLVSILAYVLPLHPFAFGMACGIGSASMNAAAVASLSTIFPQYATQMEAFSGMANLIAMVTGMYVYIFVAMPLTEGLYKRLEPPINSMLERRKAKKESC
- a CDS encoding DUF3100 domain-containing protein is translated as MNDKITNMNIKDIFNYKLHITVLIIFLISTYIGVIKFSIFNTITIIILPLVFSLALSIIAYTSKAIKWIGKKESQTATAIFIIILCPLVAKLAIISGANIHLLYQTGPLIILEQLGDIMCVLIALPVAILLGFKRKSIGMASSICREPQMAVMANKYSLDSEEMKGFMIVYLFGIVLGTVFMSLIVNILSYIMPLHPYAYAIGCGIGSTSMNVAGLSALCVMYPGISNQLIAFSAIANLISALLSVYMFMFILLPLAEKLYSIFEKK